The sequence ATGTCCGAGGGCTCATGGACATCGTCGCCGGGCAACGATGGTTGCTCACAAGAATCAACAGGAGCCACGAGGTGAGGAGTGACCAAGATCACCAGTTCCTGTTCGCCGCTGCTGCTGCGATTGACGCCACCGGTTGCTCCAACGATAGGCAAATCGCCCCAAAACGGCACTCGGTCGGTGCTCGCTCCATAGTTGGTCTGCAGTAGACCAGCGACCGCGATGGTTTGACCACTGCGAAGTTGGACCGTGGTCGAAAAGTTTCGGCTGTTCAGTCCGGACACCTGGGTGCCGCCGCCTCCGCCACCGATGGATGTGCCCAGTGACTCGTCTCGAGTGCTGACCTCGGCGTTCATTTGCAACCGGATCACGTCGCGGTCTTGAATGAACGGCGTGAATTGCAGTTGAACACCAAAGGGAACGAACGACACGCCTTGCAGGTTGTTTCCTCCCTGTCCGCCGCTGCTGATGATTGGAATGGGGAACTGACCGCCCGCTTGAAAATCAGCGGGTTGGCCATTCATGGCGACCAAGTTGGGCTCCGCAAGCGTCCGTGAAAGATTCAATCGACGCAGGGCTTCGATCGCCATCCGAACCTGCCCCATATCGAGCGACGCCAGGACGTTGGCGCTCGATTGGCCCGCCCCCGCGTTGTTGTTTTGAATCAAGTTTCCCGTGAGAGATTGAAAAACCGTCAAACCGTCATCGTTGTCGACAGCGAAGTTCAATCCAATGCTTCGAGCGGCACTACGATTGACCTCCGCCACGGTGACTTTCAGCATGACTTGCTGCTCACCAACAATCTTCATCTGGTTGATGATTCCCGCTTGAGCCAACGCGACCGGATCGATCACGCGTCGACGTTCGGCCGCCTGTTCCTCACTCGACAAAGGATCAATCGGACTTAGAAAGTCAAAGGCACCTGCAACGGTCACAGGATTGTTGGGACGCGTGACGCCGGGCCGCACGCCGCGAGCTCCTGCCAAGACTTGCAGGATCTGCGACATTTCAATTGCATCGGGGGCTTGGCCGCGAACGATCAGGCGATCGGCGATCTCGTCCAACTCGATGTAGCTGTTGGGGAATTTGTTGTTCAGCTCGTCTTCCAGGTCCTCGACGGGTTTCGCCAGGATTGGATCTTCGTACACACGAACTAAATAACTGACAACGCTCTGCCCGCTCGGTGCAGATGCATCCGTGAACCAAAGCATGAGTGTGGTGGTGCCGGGTTCCAGTCCGGTCACCGCGAGTTCACGACCGCCTTCGGGATCAATGATTACGGCGCGGATGGTCTCTTCATCCGGGATGTAAATTCGCGCCGGCGTGTCGGCAAGACGCAAAATTTTGGGGCGTCCCAAGACCAACGACAATGGGATTTCGGGATCGATTTCCGATTGCACGAAACGCTTGGCTCGTTCCTGAGCGTCGGCACTGGGCGGTGGCAGGATCAGCTCAGAAGGAAAGTCAGATTGAATCAACGATTCGCGAACGTCCGACTCGATGGCGGCAGTCGCTTCTGACCGAAACGGTTCAGCAAATGCCTCAACGCGTCCGGGAGAATCAGCAGCGGGCAGGCGAATCGGACCGTCTTCTTGTGCCTTTCCCTGAGGTGGAACAACTAGCCATAGCAGGACTGCCATCCCAGCTTGGAGTTGTCGCAACCTAAGTTTGCGGGATCGAATGAGTGCAAACACCGTCATGCCGGCTTTCCGTGAGCGGAGACTGATTGTGTTGACAGAGGAGCCGTCTTGAGCCAGCCGGCAGCATCTGTCGCGAGTCCGACCACAGGACATCCGTTAAATTCGGCACAATCGGCCCTCAGCTTGAGCCTTCCCTCTCCATCAACCGGGTTTCGACAACGAAGCTCGCTCCTACGTTTGGATAGGACGTCGATCGAGCACCGGATTCTAAGCAACCAAAACCAATCGGCTGCAGTAAAAGACGCCGACGCCAAGAATCAACCCGGCTCGCAGATACGGCCAGGGAAGCTTTGCAAACCGACTGTTTTCTCGGATCAGACTTCCGCCAAAGCGTTGCAGCAAAATGCCAACGCAACTCAGACTGCAAGCAATTCCCGCGGCGAACAGTCCAATCACCGTGTACGCCGCGACGGGTGAACCGGTCGACATGCTGGTGAAGTAAGCAGCCAATGCCGACGGACAAGGGAGCAGTCCAAACGCGACGCCCAGCAGCGCACTCATCGAGTAGCTTGATTTTCTAGAAAACGATTTCGCGTCACAATCACCATTTTGATGCGATTTGCATCCGCATTTCATTGGCTTGGCTCGCCACGCGGACCAAAGCATCCATAGTCCGACGCACATCACCAAACCGGCACTGATCCATTGCAGCGACTGAGTCACCGCATCATTTTCATGATGGTGATCCCCTGAAACCAAATGGTGTGTCAGATGCACCGCCATCGCGATCGCGATCAGCGAAACGGAATGCGCCACACCGCTGGATATCCCCATCACCAAAGGATGCCAAAAACTACGCCGTTCTCCACTCAGGTAAACCAACATGGCCGTTTTGCCATGCCCAGGTTCCAACGCATGCAACGCCCCCAGGAAAAACGCGAGCCCCAATGTCATCTCGTGAGTATGCGAATGCATCGTGAAGCCTTCAGGGAAAGAACCAAAAAATCTAGGAACGATCAGTGACGTCGAAATCAATGACATCGACTTGGTGACCAACCGTCCAGCCCGCATCGGCGGAAGTCACTTCGATCACCGAATGAGTTTTTCTTTCGCAGAACAGCAGCCGCCATGGTTGGACATTCCTTCGAACGGCAACAATCTTTCTGCGCTCATCAAGCATCACCACATCAATGGGGAAACGCATGAAACAGGTGTGCAGAGAAGAGCACGGTGACAACCAAATTCCATGACCGCTTGGCAACTCACGACGAAATTGCAGACCCCAGAAACGTTTCCAAAATGTGGTCGCGAACTCGACCTTTGAAAGCAATTTTCGTCCATTGGATCGATCGATCAATTCACTCATCCTGTCCCCGTCAGACTGTCGACGATGCGCAAAAGCTGAGTGAAAAACGGACCGAGTGGCCAGACGAACAACCCTGGCAAGAAACAAACGACCAACGGAATCACACGTTTGGTCGCCAGTGACTGCGCAAAAGCCAGCGACTTTTCGCGTCGCTCCGCTCGCACGTCTTCGGCTTGCAAACGCAATGTTTCTGAGACACTGCTTCCCATCTGTTCGGACTGGATCATCGCCGCGGTGAATCGCGTCAGTGGCGGTATCTGCAAGCGATCTGATAGACGACGATACGCTGAGCTACGGGCCATTCCTCCGAGAAGGTCGCGTTGAAATCCGCGACATGCGGACGCCAGCACACGATCGACTCGCTGCGTTTTCATCCAACGGTCCAGTGCCGCGTCAAATCCAAGCCCTCCTTCGGCCAGCGTTGCCCAAAGATCCAACGCGAGCGGCAAATCACGCGAAACCTGTTGGACTCGCTTGCGTCGAGAAGCTCGCACAATCAACAGTGGCAACAGCGAAATCATCACCACGATCAGCCACGGTGACACGATGACCACGGGAGCCAACATTCCTGACAGTCCACCGGGGACCGCTTCAATGCCGTTGAGAATGAGTTGCTGAACGCCGCTCCAGCGCATCGCCAGCACCGCCATCGTTCCGGCGAGGAACATGAAAACAGTTGCGACAATCAGCATCACACCGGCCGCGGGAGACGAATATCCCGCCAATGACATGTAGCGTCGCAGCCACCCCGGTCTGCGTCCCTCTTCTGGCGATGCATCTCGACGAATGTCACGGCTCAATCGCAACGCTGCTTCACCTCGCCGCTGATATCGACGCAACACAGCAAAGCAGATCCCCGCAATCACGGCCCAAAGCAATGCGACTAAAACGATTCGAAATTGAATGCTCATGTCTTTGGCCTGCTGATGAGGTTCATCCACACGATGCCAACCGCCTGCAAAACGATCGTCACCGCGATCGCAGCGGAACCAAGTGAACTGGTGGCGAACTCAACCATCACCGCCGGGCGATCCAGCCACAGCACCAAAGCGACAAAGTAAATCAGCAGCAGTACCGCAACGGTGGAGAATTGGCTTTGAGCGATGTTGCTTCGAATCCGCCGCGCCACTTCCTGACGATCGCGAGCCACCCGAGCGACCGATGCGAGCACGGGTGCCAGCGAACCACCGGTTTCCCAGTGCACGCTCATCGTGGTTGCGAATAATTCCATCACGTCGATTGGGATCCGATGGGCCAGCGTTTGAAAGACTTCGCTGCCTGAATCGCCCAATTGGATTCGCCGAACACACCAATCAATCTGGCCTTTCAAAGGCGCAGCTGTGACCTCCGATGCCGCCGCCAATGCCGAAGACGCCCCCGCACCACTTCGCAGCATCGGAATCATCATGTCCAGTAAATCGATCAGTTGGCGTTCCACCCGACTCAGCCGCCACGTGTGCCACATGCTCTCAACTTGGGCCAGAAGCAAGGCGGACACCAAACCAATCGCCGCCACA is a genomic window of Rhodopirellula halodulae containing:
- a CDS encoding type II and III secretion system protein family protein, which translates into the protein MAVLLWLVVPPQGKAQEDGPIRLPAADSPGRVEAFAEPFRSEATAAIESDVRESLIQSDFPSELILPPPSADAQERAKRFVQSEIDPEIPLSLVLGRPKILRLADTPARIYIPDEETIRAVIIDPEGGRELAVTGLEPGTTTLMLWFTDASAPSGQSVVSYLVRVYEDPILAKPVEDLEDELNNKFPNSYIELDEIADRLIVRGQAPDAIEMSQILQVLAGARGVRPGVTRPNNPVTVAGAFDFLSPIDPLSSEEQAAERRRVIDPVALAQAGIINQMKIVGEQQVMLKVTVAEVNRSAARSIGLNFAVDNDDGLTVFQSLTGNLIQNNNAGAGQSSANVLASLDMGQVRMAIEALRRLNLSRTLAEPNLVAMNGQPADFQAGGQFPIPIISSGGQGGNNLQGVSFVPFGVQLQFTPFIQDRDVIRLQMNAEVSTRDESLGTSIGGGGGGTQVSGLNSRNFSTTVQLRSGQTIAVAGLLQTNYGASTDRVPFWGDLPIVGATGGVNRSSSGEQELVILVTPHLVAPVDSCEQPSLPGDDVHEPSDIEFFIANRLESRRSKDHRSSVRTDYARQKRAEHCCPEIYMAGEIGPTDRCCPSPAVMSHQAAAPVPHNQPSMPNTVVQPALPPATPQSFGEMLLQPGVSHE
- a CDS encoding HoxN/HupN/NixA family nickel/cobalt transporter, with amino-acid sequence MHSHTHEMTLGLAFFLGALHALEPGHGKTAMLVYLSGERRSFWHPLVMGISSGVAHSVSLIAIAMAVHLTHHLVSGDHHHENDAVTQSLQWISAGLVMCVGLWMLWSAWRAKPMKCGCKSHQNGDCDAKSFSRKSSYSMSALLGVAFGLLPCPSALAAYFTSMSTGSPVAAYTVIGLFAAGIACSLSCVGILLQRFGGSLIRENSRFAKLPWPYLRAGLILGVGVFYCSRLVLVA
- a CDS encoding DUF192 domain-containing protein, with product MSELIDRSNGRKLLSKVEFATTFWKRFWGLQFRRELPSGHGIWLSPCSSLHTCFMRFPIDVVMLDERRKIVAVRRNVQPWRLLFCERKTHSVIEVTSADAGWTVGHQVDVIDFDVTDRS
- a CDS encoding type II secretion system F family protein — its product is MSIQFRIVLVALLWAVIAGICFAVLRRYQRRGEAALRLSRDIRRDASPEEGRRPGWLRRYMSLAGYSSPAAGVMLIVATVFMFLAGTMAVLAMRWSGVQQLILNGIEAVPGGLSGMLAPVVIVSPWLIVVMISLLPLLIVRASRRKRVQQVSRDLPLALDLWATLAEGGLGFDAALDRWMKTQRVDRVLASACRGFQRDLLGGMARSSAYRRLSDRLQIPPLTRFTAAMIQSEQMGSSVSETLRLQAEDVRAERREKSLAFAQSLATKRVIPLVVCFLPGLFVWPLGPFFTQLLRIVDSLTGTG
- a CDS encoding type II secretion system F family protein, with product MSALVILAVMLFVLAGATLVLRRSFASANATDRLSESIAWLTPPSSAEENAATTSKTEQRRIIRPLARPLRWLPYAMGVLLAISIGLLTSIPWSIVAAIGLVSALLLAQVESMWHTWRLSRVERQLIDLLDMMIPMLRSGAGASSALAAASEVTAAPLKGQIDWCVRRIQLGDSGSEVFQTLAHRIPIDVMELFATTMSVHWETGGSLAPVLASVARVARDRQEVARRIRSNIAQSQFSTVAVLLLIYFVALVLWLDRPAVMVEFATSSLGSAAIAVTIVLQAVGIVWMNLISRPKT